A genomic region of Alligator mississippiensis isolate rAllMis1 chromosome 6, rAllMis1, whole genome shotgun sequence contains the following coding sequences:
- the RPS24 gene encoding small ribosomal subunit protein eS24 isoform X2, protein MNDTVTIRTRKFMTNRLLQRKQMVIDVLHPGKATVPKTEIREKLAKMYKTTPDVIFVFGFRTHFGGGKTTGFGMIYDSLDYAKKNEPKHRLARHGLYEKKKTSRKQRKERKNRMKKVRGTAKANVGAGKKK, encoded by the exons ATG AATGACACAGTGACCATCAGAACCAGAAAGTTCATGACGAACAGACTGCTTCAGCGTAAGCAGATG GTTATTGATGTTCTTCATCCTGGGAAGGCTACTGTCCCCAAAACAGAAATCAGGGAGAAGCTGGCAAAAATGTATAAGACGACCCCAGATGTAATATTTGTCTTTGGCTTCAGAACACATTTTGGTGGTGGCAAGACAACAGGCTTTGGCATGATCTATGATTCCCTGGACTATGCAAAGAAGAATGAACCAAAACACAGACTGGCCAGG CATGGCTTGTATGAAAAGAAGAAGACTTCCAGGAAACAGCGAAAGGAGCGTAAAAACAGAATGAAGAAAGTCAGGGGCACAGCCAAAGCGAATGTTGGTGCTGGCAAGAAG AAATGA
- the RPS24 gene encoding small ribosomal subunit protein eS24 isoform X1 produces MNDTVTIRTRKFMTNRLLQRKQMVIDVLHPGKATVPKTEIREKLAKMYKTTPDVIFVFGFRTHFGGGKTTGFGMIYDSLDYAKKNEPKHRLARHGLYEKKKTSRKQRKERKNRMKKVRGTAKANVGAGKKRD; encoded by the exons ATG AATGACACAGTGACCATCAGAACCAGAAAGTTCATGACGAACAGACTGCTTCAGCGTAAGCAGATG GTTATTGATGTTCTTCATCCTGGGAAGGCTACTGTCCCCAAAACAGAAATCAGGGAGAAGCTGGCAAAAATGTATAAGACGACCCCAGATGTAATATTTGTCTTTGGCTTCAGAACACATTTTGGTGGTGGCAAGACAACAGGCTTTGGCATGATCTATGATTCCCTGGACTATGCAAAGAAGAATGAACCAAAACACAGACTGGCCAGG CATGGCTTGTATGAAAAGAAGAAGACTTCCAGGAAACAGCGAAAGGAGCGTAAAAACAGAATGAAGAAAGTCAGGGGCACAGCCAAAGCGAATGTTGGTGCTGGCAAGAAG AGAGACTAA
- the RPS24 gene encoding small ribosomal subunit protein eS24 isoform X3, translating to MNDTVTIRTRKFMTNRLLQRKQMVIDVLHPGKATVPKTEIREKLAKMYKTTPDVIFVFGFRTHFGGGKTTGFGMIYDSLDYAKKNEPKHRLARHGLYEKKKTSRKQRKERKNRMKKVRGTAKANVGAGKK from the exons ATG AATGACACAGTGACCATCAGAACCAGAAAGTTCATGACGAACAGACTGCTTCAGCGTAAGCAGATG GTTATTGATGTTCTTCATCCTGGGAAGGCTACTGTCCCCAAAACAGAAATCAGGGAGAAGCTGGCAAAAATGTATAAGACGACCCCAGATGTAATATTTGTCTTTGGCTTCAGAACACATTTTGGTGGTGGCAAGACAACAGGCTTTGGCATGATCTATGATTCCCTGGACTATGCAAAGAAGAATGAACCAAAACACAGACTGGCCAGG CATGGCTTGTATGAAAAGAAGAAGACTTCCAGGAAACAGCGAAAGGAGCGTAAAAACAGAATGAAGAAAGTCAGGGGCACAGCCAAAGCGAATGTTGGTGCTGGCAAGAAG TGA